In the Candidatus Equadaptatus faecalis genome, one interval contains:
- a CDS encoding autotransporter domain-containing protein: ASFRAGHINSDYNSETFNPGESTRFDTSEAYLGAHLGLGYKWALKNESNIDTYVKYLWNRQNSDSPVIDGEQFDLDAINSHRLRAGFRYNGKENENGVKFFGGLAYEYEFDGVAKGHMGEYSLLEPDFKGGSGVAELGIKYHKANSPWKVELGLTGYTGKRDSIGANLGAWYEFGK, translated from the coding sequence AGCAAGTTTCAGAGCGGGACATATCAACAGCGACTACAACAGCGAAACATTCAACCCCGGAGAAAGCACCCGCTTTGACACAAGCGAAGCATATCTCGGAGCACATCTTGGACTTGGCTACAAATGGGCGCTCAAAAATGAGTCAAACATAGATACCTACGTCAAATACCTCTGGAACAGACAGAACAGCGACAGTCCGGTAATAGACGGGGAACAGTTTGACCTTGACGCGATAAACTCTCACAGACTTCGCGCGGGCTTCCGTTACAACGGCAAAGAAAACGAAAACGGCGTGAAATTCTTCGGCGGACTTGCCTATGAATACGAATTTGACGGAGTTGCCAAAGGACACATGGGAGAATACAGCCTGCTTGAACCTGACTTCAAAGGCGGAAGCGGGGTAGCGGAACTCGGCATTAAATACCACAAAGCGAACAGCCCCTGGAAAGTGGAACTCGGACTGACGGGCTACACGGGCAAACGCGACAGCATAGGCGCGAACCTCGGCGCGT